From the Lathyrus oleraceus cultivar Zhongwan6 chromosome 4, CAAS_Psat_ZW6_1.0, whole genome shotgun sequence genome, one window contains:
- the LOC127137525 gene encoding U11/U12 small nuclear ribonucleoprotein 31 kDa protein produces MSSKKKHKRKHSDNDEDDDVFYYRYCASSSTPNTTTGTTSSNQPQSKPNNKGSSIGKTGEPLAPSKSTLYVSNIDYSLTNSDLHTLFSTFGRIARVTVLKDRHTRLSRGVAFVQFVSRNDAQRVVAEMNKKILNGRTLTATITADNGRAPEFIRKRVYNTETALCYECGGHGHLSYECPKNQLGPRPRPQPKKPRQGFSGLRDRDGEEEGDEEEEEGGQIAAEQFDDNWASVVDDEAGERLLGRNRNDDEGLDNNKTKKKGKKAGYFSDESDHDDDD; encoded by the coding sequence ATGTCAAGCAAGAAGAAACACAAACGAAAACACAGCGACAACGATGAAGACGACGACGTTTTCTACTACCGCTACTGCGCTTCGTCCTCAACCCCCAACACCACCACTGGCACCACATCCAGTAATCAACCCCAATCAAAACCGAACAACAAAGGATCATCAATAGGAAAAACAGGTGAACCCTTAGCACCATCAAAATCGACGCTATACGTTTCTAATATAGATTACTCCCTAACAAACTCCGATCTCCATACGCTCTTCTCTACTTTCGGCCGCATTGCGCGTGTAACCGTTCTCAAAGACCGTCACACGCGCCTAAGCCGCGGTGTCGCGTTTGTCCAATTCGTTTCTCGTAATGACGCCCAACGCGTCGTGGCGGAGATGAATAAGAAGATTCTCAATGGAAGGACTCTAACTGCTACTATTACTGCTGATAATGGACGTGCTCCGGAGTTTATTCGGAAGCGCGTGTACAATACTGAGACTGCTTTGTGTTATGAGTGTGGGGGGCATGGTCATTTGTCGTATGAGTGTCCTAAGAATCAGTTGGGGCCGAGGCCGCGGCCTCAGCCTAAGAAGCCGCGACAGGGATTTAGTGGGCTGAGGGATAGGGATGGGGAGGAGGAAGGTgatgaggaggaggaggagggtGGTCAGATTGCTGCGGAGCAGTTTGACGATAATTGGGCTTCTGTTGTGGATGATGAAGCGGGTGAAAGGTTGCTGGGGAGAAACAGAAATGATGATGAGGGTTTGGACAACAACAAGACgaagaagaaagggaagaaaGCTGGGTATTTCAGTGATGAGAgtgatcatgatgatgatgattga